From one Plantibacter flavus genomic stretch:
- a CDS encoding glycosyltransferase, with product MPAHDEEELIGACLDALLVARAAVLRPRPELQVGIVVVLDDCRDDTARIVRERLAGFDPEEAVTVVIDERSVGAARRAGVAAAGRSGDAGSDAAGVSERWIANTDADSRVPEDWFSVHARAFDDGVDVLLGTVRPDFTDFSERDIERWMETHPPGHLPGNVHGANLGVRADRLDELGGFRELAEHEDVDLVERARAAGLRVVPTPDAPVETSGRRRGRTPGGYAAFLAETYPRS from the coding sequence GTGCCCGCACACGACGAGGAGGAGCTGATCGGGGCGTGCCTCGATGCGCTGCTCGTCGCGCGTGCCGCCGTGCTGCGTCCTCGTCCCGAGCTGCAGGTGGGGATCGTCGTGGTGCTCGACGACTGTCGCGACGACACGGCGCGGATCGTCCGGGAGCGGTTGGCAGGCTTCGATCCCGAGGAGGCGGTCACCGTCGTCATCGACGAGCGCAGTGTCGGGGCGGCCCGGCGGGCCGGTGTCGCGGCCGCTGGGCGATCGGGTGATGCCGGGTCGGATGCTGCAGGCGTCTCAGAACGTTGGATCGCCAACACCGACGCCGACTCGCGCGTTCCGGAGGACTGGTTCTCCGTGCACGCCCGTGCCTTCGACGACGGTGTCGACGTCCTCCTCGGGACCGTCCGTCCCGACTTCACGGACTTCTCCGAGCGCGACATCGAGCGCTGGATGGAGACCCACCCGCCCGGACATCTGCCGGGCAACGTGCATGGGGCCAACCTGGGTGTCCGTGCCGATCGGCTCGACGAACTCGGCGGCTTCCGTGAGCTGGCCGAGCACGAGGACGTCGATCTGGTCGAGCGCGCCCGCGCGGCGGGTCTGAGGGTCGTGCCGACGCCGGATGCACCCGTCGAGACTTCGGGTCGGCGACGTGGCCGGACCCCGGGTGGCTACGCCGCGTTCCTCGCCGAGACCTACCCGCGATCCTGA
- a CDS encoding bifunctional PIG-L family deacetylase/class I SAM-dependent methyltransferase: MPAFDHRDPGTSAAAWATRLHELDLPVWDGWRHATGVVALSPHPDDESLGAGGLIAAAAAAGIPVEVLLVTLGEGSHPDSPTTTPEELAPRREAEFVDAVGRLHPTVGFDVLHIPDGGLDAERARIAQRLRAAVATAGSRPLIVAPWRGDGHRDHRIAGELTTALATELDLALVEFPIWLWHWADTDDATLPWAEARIVPLDAAAHGAKIAAMDAYPSQTEPLSDAPGDEAIVDHHHLQHYARRFEVLFPNGRALDLAPGSDPDAGAAADSDTDVATDNATATDTVVTADTTSRSKESFEDHYRDHPDGWDFGSWYEERKRRVLLAALPRQRYGSVLELGCATGVLTERLADRSDDVLGVDIAEAPLEIARRRVPAARFERGTLPDDWPSGVFDLVVMSEVGYYLSATDLDRVIDHLLGSLTPGGSIVACHWRHPDDHATTSAEFVHRRLLESWPGRRSVQHVEDDFLLDVLVPADEASVATVDGLTG; this comes from the coding sequence ATGCCCGCCTTCGACCACCGCGACCCCGGCACGTCGGCAGCCGCCTGGGCGACCCGCTTGCACGAGCTCGACCTGCCCGTCTGGGACGGCTGGCGACATGCCACGGGCGTCGTCGCGCTGTCGCCGCACCCCGACGACGAGTCGCTCGGAGCCGGCGGGCTGATCGCGGCCGCCGCGGCCGCCGGGATCCCGGTCGAGGTCCTCCTCGTGACCCTCGGCGAGGGATCGCACCCCGACTCGCCGACCACCACCCCCGAGGAACTCGCCCCGCGCCGGGAGGCGGAGTTCGTCGACGCGGTCGGTCGTCTCCACCCGACGGTCGGGTTCGACGTCCTGCACATCCCGGACGGCGGCCTCGACGCCGAACGCGCGCGCATCGCGCAGCGACTGCGGGCAGCCGTCGCCACTGCCGGATCACGACCGCTCATCGTCGCCCCCTGGCGCGGCGACGGGCACCGCGACCACCGGATCGCGGGCGAACTCACCACGGCCCTCGCGACCGAGCTCGACCTCGCGCTCGTGGAGTTCCCCATCTGGCTCTGGCACTGGGCCGACACCGACGACGCGACCCTGCCGTGGGCCGAGGCGCGGATCGTCCCGCTTGACGCCGCGGCGCACGGGGCGAAGATCGCCGCGATGGACGCCTACCCCTCGCAGACGGAGCCGCTCTCGGATGCGCCGGGCGACGAGGCGATCGTCGACCACCACCACCTGCAGCACTACGCACGGCGGTTCGAGGTGCTGTTCCCGAACGGGCGTGCGCTGGATCTCGCGCCGGGTTCCGACCCGGATGCGGGTGCGGCAGCGGACTCCGACACCGACGTCGCCACCGACAACGCCACCGCGACGGACACCGTCGTGACTGCCGACACCACCTCGCGCTCGAAGGAGTCGTTCGAGGACCACTACCGCGACCACCCCGACGGCTGGGACTTCGGGTCCTGGTATGAGGAGCGCAAACGTCGGGTCCTCCTCGCCGCCCTGCCGCGCCAGCGCTACGGCTCGGTGCTCGAACTCGGCTGCGCGACGGGTGTCCTGACGGAGCGGCTCGCGGACCGCAGCGACGACGTGCTCGGTGTCGACATCGCCGAGGCGCCCCTCGAGATCGCCCGTCGACGGGTGCCCGCTGCCCGGTTCGAACGGGGGACGCTCCCGGACGACTGGCCGAGTGGTGTCTTCGACCTCGTGGTGATGTCTGAGGTCGGCTACTACCTGTCCGCGACCGACCTCGACCGGGTCATCGACCACCTCCTCGGCTCACTCACGCCCGGCGGGAGTATCGTCGCGTGTCACTGGCGGCACCCCGACGACCACGCCACGACCTCGGCCGAGTTCGTCCATCGCCGGTTGCTCGAAAGCTGGCCCGGCCGTCGGTCGGTCCAGCACGTCGAGGACGACTTCCTGCTCGACGTCCTCGTGCCCGCCGATGAGGCGAGCGTCGCTACGGTGGACGGTCTGACGGGCTGA